CTATGTTAAAGCTGGTCTTATTTGCGTACACACGCAGTGTTTTTAGTAGTCGTAAAATTGCTCAATTGGCTGAAGAGAGCCTACCGGCTCGTTGGTTAACACAAGAAATGATGCCTTCTTATCGAACGATTGCACGCTTTAGAATATCTGATGAATTAGAAGGTCTTATTAATCAAGGCTTGGAGCAGCTAACCGCTTATTTACGTCAACAAAACATGATTGATGATGCCATTTTTATTGATGGAACTAAAATTTTAGCTGATGCCAATAAATTTAGTTTTGTTTGGAAGAAAAGCACGATTCGTTTCGATGCGATGAATCGAGAAGCAACCGTCTCTTTAATGAATGAATTAAAAGAGGCTTATTCGTCGTCTCATATACCAGATGGTTCTAATCTGTCTTTAGATATGGTTGATGAAGTTCTAACTCGTTTAGAATTCAGATTAGAAGAATTAGAAAAACAAATTGAAACAACACCTAAGCTTTCTCCCAACCCTGCTAAACAAGAACGACGTTCTTTAAAATCAACTAAAAGAAAATTAGCTGCACGTCGAGCTAAAATGCTAGAACATCAAAAGCAATTTAAGACTTTCGGGAAACGAAACAGCTTTTCAAAAACTGATCACGATGCCACTTTCATGAGAGTAAAAGAAGATCACATGAAAAATGGTCAGCTTAAGCCAGCTTATAATCTGCAAATTGCTACGAGCAAGCAATTTATCGTAGGCTATGATGTTTACCAAAATCCAACAGATACTAAAACGTTAATCCCTTTCTTAGAAAAAATGAATTTAGCAGAAAAGGATGCCATGTATATAGTAGCAGATGCAGGTTATGGTTCAGAAAGTAACTATCAATATCTAGAAGACAAATTATCTCAACATACCTCATTAATCCCGTACGGGACAATGTTGAAAGAAAATAGTAAGAAATGGCAGTCAGATGATAAAAAGGTAATGAATTGGTTTTACGAAGAAAAAGAAGACTATTATATTGACCCAAAAGGAGTCCGTTTTAATTTTAATAAGTATCGAAAACGCACAGACACAGACGGTTTTTCACGTGATTTCAAGGAATATGTGGCAGAAAAATATGACGAAAATCGTGAAGAAATTCCTGCTGCGTTAACAGCCAAAGGCCACATAAGAAAAATAATGATTAATCCTTCATGGGAATATTATAAAGCGAAGCAACGAGATTTTCTTTCAACGAAAGAAACTGGAAAAATTTACGCTAAACGTAAGATTGATGTGGAACCAGTTTTCGGACGGATGAAGGCTTCTTTGGGCTTCACTCGTTTCTCTGTGAGAGGACTTGGAAAAGTTCTCAAGGAAACCGGTATTGTTTCCTTGGCGCTAAATATGATGAAATTAGCGTCTTGGGAGACGCAGAAAGACATAGAAAATAGAAAAAATCCGAAACAAACGAAAAATAACACTTTTTGTCCGTTTCGGATTTTTTATTTTAGACTAATAACACTAACTTTTGTCACAGCCTCATTTTTTATTACTCTCTATACTTAAGAATACTCAATCACTAATTCAGGATGATTCTTTTTCTCAATTTTAGCCCAAATTATGCCGATAACTGCTCCGGTAATTGCTGGAACAATCCAACCTAGTCCGATACTGTAAAGTGGTAAATATTTCGCTAAGATACTCGAAATATTTAAAACGTTAATCCCCGCTGTATCAAAACCATCAAAGATACTCACACAAAACGTAAAAAGGATGACTAATTGATAAACTCGCTGATTTCCATTAAACCATTTATTGAATAAAAGTAAGAAGACTAGACTAATAGCTAACGGATAAATAGCATTTAACATGGGTTCAGAAAACTTAATCAAACTCGTTAATCCCATGTTTGCAACTAAAATACTAAATAATGTCATTCCGATAACGTATTTTTGGTAGCTAATCTTAGGATAT
This is a stretch of genomic DNA from Vagococcus zengguangii. It encodes these proteins:
- a CDS encoding IS1182 family transposase, with the protein product MYSNYNMNQLSLDITTSYIPEKNNTAWFINELVETLKIKESYLFGRPRQYNLSAMLKLVLFAYTRSVFSSRKIAQLAEESLPARWLTQEMMPSYRTIARFRISDELEGLINQGLEQLTAYLRQQNMIDDAIFIDGTKILADANKFSFVWKKSTIRFDAMNREATVSLMNELKEAYSSSHIPDGSNLSLDMVDEVLTRLEFRLEELEKQIETTPKLSPNPAKQERRSLKSTKRKLAARRAKMLEHQKQFKTFGKRNSFSKTDHDATFMRVKEDHMKNGQLKPAYNLQIATSKQFIVGYDVYQNPTDTKTLIPFLEKMNLAEKDAMYIVADAGYGSESNYQYLEDKLSQHTSLIPYGTMLKENSKKWQSDDKKVMNWFYEEKEDYYIDPKGVRFNFNKYRKRTDTDGFSRDFKEYVAEKYDENREEIPAALTAKGHIRKIMINPSWEYYKAKQRDFLSTKETGKIYAKRKIDVEPVFGRMKASLGFTRFSVRGLGKVLKETGIVSLALNMMKLASWETQKDIENRKNPKQTKNNTFCPFRIFYFRLITLTFVTASFFITLYT